A window of Eubacteriaceae bacterium ES3 contains these coding sequences:
- a CDS encoding (2Fe-2S)-binding protein translates to MRIEKHPILGEVQKGSLVEFEMDGTILTGFDGEPIAAALRAAGLLVHRHTKKESARGIFCAIGRCTDCVMVVNGKPNVRTCVTPLEAGMIVETQYGVSAGTK, encoded by the coding sequence ATGAGAATCGAAAAGCACCCTATTTTAGGCGAAGTTCAAAAAGGAAGCCTGGTAGAGTTTGAAATGGATGGCACAATCTTAACCGGTTTTGACGGGGAGCCTATCGCTGCGGCACTAAGAGCGGCTGGGCTGCTGGTCCATCGACATACTAAAAAGGAATCGGCCAGAGGCATCTTTTGTGCCATAGGCCGATGTACTGACTGCGTTATGGTCGTTAACGGAAAACCTAATGTTAGAACCTGCGTGACACCATTGGAAGCAGGCATGATTGTTGAAACTCAGTATGGGGTTTCGGCTGGGACAAAATAG
- a CDS encoding FAD-dependent oxidoreductase, with protein MKRYDLIIVGAGPAGLSAAIEAAGAGLNVIVFDENAMPGGQLFKQIHKFFGSKEHQAKIRGFKIGDQLLKEASELGVEVSLSTIVTGIYPNREVVVMKDERVFHYKADAIIVATGASENMINFKGWTLPGVIGAGAAQTMMNLHGVKPGEKVLMLGSGNVGLVVSFQLLQAGCEVVGIVDAAPRVGGYGVHAAKVARTGVPFYLSHTIIEAEGAESLEKVTIGQVDENWQIISGSEKTFDVDTICLAVGLSPMSQLLRMAGCEMVEDPKKGGTVPVCSERGETSIRGIFVAGDVSGIEEASSAMIEGRIAGLSVAEYLGYIDKEKLESSVKLQEKSLEKLRQGMFAPENRGKVLTKTDEGYEVSQSLLEKGYIADHEIEGYPGVKKCISIHPVIECTQNIPCNPCQDSCPKGCIKIGENITALPEFDTETECVGCGMCVAACSGQSIFLINEEAEATHTHITIPYEFLPLPQAGVNGFALGRGGTVLCESQVVDVKSVKAFDKTNLLTIRVPREMGMKARFFKQEVNPVG; from the coding sequence ATGAAACGTTATGATTTAATCATTGTTGGGGCTGGGCCAGCTGGACTTTCAGCAGCAATTGAGGCCGCTGGGGCAGGTTTGAATGTTATTGTCTTTGATGAAAATGCAATGCCGGGTGGTCAGCTCTTTAAGCAAATCCATAAATTCTTTGGCTCTAAGGAACATCAGGCAAAAATCCGCGGCTTTAAAATTGGTGATCAGCTGCTTAAAGAAGCTTCTGAACTTGGTGTGGAAGTAAGTCTTTCAACCATTGTTACCGGAATTTATCCCAACCGGGAAGTGGTTGTGATGAAAGACGAGCGGGTTTTTCACTATAAAGCTGATGCCATCATTGTGGCTACTGGGGCTTCGGAAAATATGATCAATTTTAAAGGCTGGACTTTGCCGGGCGTGATTGGTGCCGGAGCAGCTCAGACGATGATGAATCTGCATGGTGTAAAACCAGGGGAAAAAGTTTTAATGCTGGGGAGTGGAAATGTTGGCCTGGTTGTCAGCTTTCAACTTTTGCAGGCTGGCTGTGAGGTTGTAGGAATTGTTGATGCAGCCCCAAGAGTAGGCGGTTATGGTGTCCATGCGGCCAAAGTAGCACGAACGGGCGTTCCTTTTTATCTATCGCACACCATTATTGAAGCGGAGGGAGCGGAGTCCCTGGAAAAAGTGACCATCGGCCAAGTTGATGAAAACTGGCAGATTATCAGTGGTTCAGAAAAAACATTTGATGTGGATACCATTTGTTTGGCTGTCGGGCTCTCTCCGATGTCACAGCTTTTAAGAATGGCTGGCTGTGAGATGGTGGAGGATCCGAAAAAAGGCGGTACTGTTCCTGTATGTTCTGAGCGTGGTGAAACCTCGATTAGGGGAATTTTTGTTGCCGGTGATGTTTCGGGGATCGAAGAAGCCAGCTCGGCCATGATTGAAGGGCGGATTGCTGGTTTGTCGGTAGCAGAATATCTTGGTTATATTGATAAGGAAAAGCTTGAAAGCTCTGTTAAACTTCAGGAAAAGTCCCTTGAGAAACTGCGTCAGGGTATGTTTGCACCAGAAAATCGGGGTAAAGTCCTGACCAAAACAGATGAAGGTTATGAAGTTTCGCAATCCCTCTTAGAAAAAGGATATATTGCTGACCATGAAATTGAAGGCTATCCTGGTGTTAAAAAGTGTATCAGCATACATCCAGTCATTGAATGCACACAGAATATTCCCTGTAATCCCTGCCAGGATTCTTGCCCAAAGGGGTGCATTAAAATAGGTGAGAATATCACAGCCTTGCCGGAATTTGATACAGAAACAGAATGTGTTGGCTGCGGAATGTGTGTAGCGGCCTGTTCCGGACAATCGATATTCTTAATTAATGAAGAAGCTGAAGCGACACACACCCACATTACCATTCCCTACGAATTTTTGCCTCTTCCGCAAGCTGGCGTAAACGGATTTGCACTGGGTAGAGGTGGAACGGTATTATGCGAAAGCCAGGTGGTCGATGTTAAATCAGTAAAAGCCTTTGACAAGACCAATTTGCTGACCATAAGGGTTCCCCGGGAGATGGGAATGAAGGCCCGATTTTTTAAACAGGAGGTGAATCCAGTTGGATAG
- a CDS encoding (2Fe-2S)-binding protein, with product MDRLNDRSRDIGEFVPMADDEMIICRCEEVTKGEIRRAVHAGMFTLKEVRKFLRTGMGLCQGQTCGRLVKGIIAKELGMKPIELESAVGRAPMRPIEMQALANDAAEVG from the coding sequence TTGGATAGACTAAATGATCGTTCAAGAGATATCGGTGAATTTGTTCCAATGGCTGATGATGAGATGATTATCTGTCGCTGTGAAGAAGTGACTAAAGGCGAAATTAGAAGAGCGGTGCATGCCGGTATGTTTACTTTAAAAGAAGTCAGAAAGTTCCTGCGTACTGGAATGGGCTTGTGTCAGGGACAGACTTGCGGCCGACTGGTTAAAGGAATTATTGCCAAAGAACTGGGAATGAAGCCAATAGAGCTGGAATCAGCAGTTGGCAGAGCACCTATGCGTCCGATAGAAATGCAGGCTCTGGCTAATGATGCCGCGGAGGTAGGTTAA
- a CDS encoding FAD-binding oxidoreductase produces MNKADVIIIGSGVIGNAAAYHLAKAGKSVIVLEKDDNIGDGGSTRNGGGVRQSGRHPAELPLAMFGVKNLWPNLSEDLGVDVEYYQEGNLRLGKTDKHLDILNGLTDRAKTLGLEVEMIDGEQARDINPYLSDEVIGASWCPTDGHANPLLVTMAYYKKARELGAQFVTGEEVLEIRKVRGSARKVVTQTNTYEADKIILAAGLGSRKIANTIGLDVPMNPVLLEVLVTEAQPEMFYQMLGTAEADFYGHQSTHGSFVFGGTSGLDAYQEYDPEQATQSATAPCICRGILKYFPEMKEFKIIRTWAGTIDDCVDHIPVISHVEEVPGLILACGFSGHGFGISPTVGLLLSEMAMDQETTLDTSAFRYDRFKTKI; encoded by the coding sequence ATGAACAAAGCAGATGTAATTATTATTGGTTCCGGTGTGATCGGTAATGCAGCGGCTTATCACCTGGCTAAAGCGGGAAAATCAGTGATTGTTCTGGAAAAGGACGATAATATCGGTGACGGCGGCTCAACCAGAAATGGTGGCGGTGTCAGACAATCGGGACGACATCCAGCAGAGCTGCCGCTGGCTATGTTCGGAGTGAAAAATTTATGGCCTAATCTGTCAGAAGACCTGGGCGTTGATGTGGAGTATTATCAGGAAGGTAATTTGAGGTTAGGAAAAACTGATAAACATCTGGATATTCTAAACGGCCTGACTGATCGGGCGAAGACACTGGGTCTGGAAGTTGAGATGATTGATGGTGAGCAGGCTAGAGATATAAATCCCTATCTGTCTGATGAGGTCATCGGTGCCAGCTGGTGCCCGACTGATGGTCATGCCAATCCTTTGTTGGTCACTATGGCCTATTATAAAAAAGCTCGGGAATTAGGAGCTCAATTCGTCACTGGCGAAGAAGTGCTGGAGATAAGAAAAGTCAGAGGGTCTGCCAGAAAAGTTGTAACGCAGACAAATACTTATGAAGCGGATAAAATTATTTTGGCGGCAGGGCTAGGCAGTCGAAAAATTGCCAATACAATTGGCCTTGATGTACCGATGAATCCGGTTCTGTTAGAAGTTCTGGTTACAGAGGCCCAGCCTGAGATGTTCTATCAGATGCTGGGGACTGCTGAAGCAGATTTCTATGGTCATCAGAGCACTCATGGTTCATTTGTCTTTGGCGGGACATCGGGCTTGGACGCTTATCAGGAATATGATCCGGAACAGGCAACCCAGAGTGCAACGGCGCCCTGTATTTGTCGGGGAATCTTAAAATATTTTCCTGAAATGAAGGAATTTAAAATTATCAGAACCTGGGCCGGAACAATCGATGATTGCGTAGACCATATTCCGGTAATCAGTCATGTTGAAGAGGTACCGGGACTGATTTTGGCGTGTGGTTTTTCCGGACATGGTTTTGGGATTTCGCCTACCGTTGGATTGCTGTTGTCAGAAATGGCGATGGACCAGGAAACGACCTTAGACACGTCGGCATTTAGGTATGATCGGTTTAAAACAAAGATATAA
- a CDS encoding Rid family hydrolase: MEMIRKNYSSGAPLEEKAGYSRMVSVGPFVSIGGTTSVQPDGSVYGIDDPYGQTKYVLEKFVDLLKQADASVADVTKVKVYTTDMAYAPQIARAYTEIFFEVKPLFTMVGTTMLNRESQLVEIELDAIKGA, encoded by the coding sequence ATGGAAATGATTCGAAAAAACTATTCATCAGGAGCACCCTTGGAAGAGAAAGCGGGCTATTCCCGCATGGTATCAGTAGGTCCCTTTGTATCCATTGGCGGGACAACTTCCGTGCAGCCAGATGGCAGCGTTTATGGGATTGATGATCCTTATGGTCAGACAAAGTATGTGCTGGAAAAATTTGTGGATCTGCTTAAGCAGGCTGATGCATCTGTTGCTGATGTGACAAAAGTCAAAGTTTATACGACTGATATGGCTTATGCTCCGCAGATTGCTAGAGCCTATACGGAAATATTTTTTGAGGTCAAACCATTATTTACAATGGTTGGGACAACCATGCTAAACCGGGAAAGCCAATTGGTGGAAATTGAACTGGATGCTATAAAAGGCGCTTAA
- a CDS encoding DUF308 domain-containing protein, translating to MEFLKSMKIFGIIVSILMIVMGVLVFTKPVFAAEIIFWLFELGILAYGIFSIVTYAKSTVKNGWTLVTGIMAVVLGILLVMSSTLQTAGTFAFMLAFMSMSAGINQLSAGMTIKKSGAEGSGWLIASGVINLLLSVFLIFAPVAALLGFGFIAGIYLIVGGIALFAEVMSTHTIR from the coding sequence ATGGAATTTTTGAAATCTATGAAGATTTTCGGTATTATTGTATCAATTCTCATGATTGTCATGGGCGTTCTTGTATTTACCAAACCTGTCTTTGCCGCTGAAATCATTTTTTGGCTTTTTGAGCTGGGGATCCTGGCTTATGGTATTTTCAGTATTGTGACTTATGCAAAGAGCACGGTTAAAAATGGCTGGACACTGGTCACAGGGATTATGGCCGTTGTTTTGGGTATTCTTTTAGTTATGTCCAGTACGCTGCAGACAGCCGGTACATTTGCTTTCATGCTGGCTTTTATGTCCATGTCGGCTGGTATTAATCAGCTTTCTGCCGGGATGACTATTAAAAAATCCGGTGCTGAAGGCAGCGGATGGCTGATTGCTTCCGGTGTCATCAACCTGTTGCTATCAGTATTCCTGATTTTTGCACCTGTTGCCGCTCTATTAGGATTCGGTTTTATCGCCGGCATTTATCTGATCGTCGGTGGGATTGCACTTTTTGCTGAAGTCATGTCCACACACACTATTCGATAA
- a CDS encoding deoxyribonuclease IV, whose product MLIIGPHLSIAKGFTKAGQTALEINANTFQFFTRNPRGGKAKDLEQKDVEGLVDIMEENNFGPLLAHAPYTMNLASENPETRAFAQTVFKEDLLRLKDLPCQLYNFHPGSHTGQGVEKGIGLIVDALNELMWEDQKATVLLETMSGKGSEIGRSFGELRAIINDLSLKNKIGVCLDTCHVYSAGYNITEELQSVLDQFDRMIGLKFLKAIHLNDSMMPFESHKDRHEKLGKGTIGKKAFEKIVTEPILKDIPFFLETPYDNYLGYADEIAWLRSLS is encoded by the coding sequence ATGCTAATTATTGGACCACATTTGTCTATTGCTAAAGGATTTACCAAAGCAGGACAGACTGCACTTGAAATAAATGCCAATACTTTTCAGTTTTTCACCAGAAATCCTCGGGGTGGAAAGGCAAAAGACCTGGAACAGAAAGATGTTGAAGGTCTTGTAGATATTATGGAAGAAAACAATTTTGGACCACTTTTAGCCCATGCACCCTATACCATGAATCTGGCCTCAGAAAATCCGGAAACCAGAGCATTTGCTCAGACAGTTTTTAAAGAGGATCTGCTAAGGCTTAAAGACTTACCTTGCCAGCTTTACAATTTTCACCCGGGCAGTCATACTGGTCAGGGGGTGGAAAAAGGGATTGGGCTGATCGTTGATGCTCTGAATGAATTGATGTGGGAAGACCAGAAAGCAACAGTGTTACTGGAAACCATGTCGGGAAAAGGAAGCGAAATTGGTCGTAGTTTTGGTGAGCTGAGAGCAATCATTAATGATCTTTCGTTAAAAAATAAAATCGGAGTTTGTCTGGATACCTGCCATGTCTATTCAGCCGGCTATAATATTACGGAAGAACTTCAGTCTGTGCTTGATCAGTTTGACCGCATGATTGGACTGAAATTTTTAAAAGCGATTCATTTAAATGATAGCATGATGCCATTTGAAAGTCATAAAGATCGCCATGAAAAACTGGGAAAAGGAACGATTGGGAAAAAGGCCTTTGAAAAAATCGTTACAGAACCAATACTCAAAGATATTCCTTTTTTTCTGGAAACACCTTATGATAACTATTTGGGTTATGCTGATGAAATTGCCTGGTTACGTAGTTTATCGTAA
- a CDS encoding metalloregulator ArsR/SmtB family transcription factor, whose translation MIKEESVSYNDDLLFTAAEFFKVLGDSTRIKIVSLLFEQGELCVGDIVDQVQVSRTAVSHQLRVLKDNRIISNRKDGQMKYYRLDDHHIEDIVRLSIIHLQHQ comes from the coding sequence ATGATAAAAGAAGAATCAGTCAGTTATAATGATGATCTCCTGTTCACTGCAGCAGAATTTTTTAAAGTATTAGGAGATTCCACTCGGATTAAAATAGTTTCGCTCTTATTTGAACAGGGAGAGCTTTGTGTCGGTGATATAGTTGATCAGGTTCAGGTTTCAAGAACTGCCGTATCCCATCAGTTGCGGGTTTTAAAAGATAATCGAATCATATCTAACAGAAAAGATGGCCAGATGAAATATTATCGGCTGGATGATCATCATATTGAGGATATTGTCCGGTTAAGCATTATACATTTACAGCATCAGTAA
- a CDS encoding heavy metal translocating P-type ATPase, whose translation MKLYLDGLTCASCAGKIERLVSKMPNINEVSFSMATGTLNIEEGMDFSPEVTFDAVVKLVKSLEPHVVVSKTKFSETIKPDCHCHEGSCCSGHVETHSEHEDHHHGHDGHQHGEMEKREKIELLIAMILFVGGFVTKALMPETLAAVSMGIFLGAYLLAGYHVILLALKNIGHGQIFDENFLMAIATVGALILGEWPEAAGVMIFFGVGEYFQAKAVDNARNAISETIHFSVENAHLIDGEGTRTVDATMIRKDDLLLVKPGEKIPADGVVFEGLSYLDTSPLTGESYPRKVNVGDTVLSGMINGQDVLKIRVTKDYEDSTAVKIMHLIEEASDRKGKTEKFITKFSRYYTPAVVISALLLAIIPPLLIEGASFETWIYQSLIFLVVSCPCALVLSIPISYFGGIGRASKEGILIKGGNYLDVLYQVDTFVFDKTGTLTLGEFSVLQVELAEGIQKDDFLQAAAAGEYFSNHPIAEAVRDYSKCRISEKSLSEHKEIPGKGTQVKWEGKSVLVGNKSLFSENEIVTPDWDGEGTIVYVAIDEKFAGMMILGDQIKENAEKMVVGLKNIGIEKTVMLSGDNQKTADRVGRILGLDQVVGDCLPQDKVSEFEKIKKTSKKTVYVGDGMNDAPVLAISDAGMAMGGLGSDAAIEAADIILMKDDPQDILKAVDIAQYTRKIMIQNIVLALGIKFLVLGLTVMGFGEMYMAVFADVGAAVITILNTSRILRYQGRSGNDRRDTMNLKPTEVN comes from the coding sequence ATGAAATTATATTTAGATGGGCTGACCTGCGCAAGCTGTGCAGGAAAAATTGAACGTTTGGTTAGTAAAATGCCTAATATTAATGAGGTAAGTTTTTCAATGGCTACTGGAACCTTAAATATTGAAGAGGGAATGGATTTCTCGCCGGAAGTTACCTTTGATGCGGTGGTCAAGCTGGTTAAATCACTGGAACCACATGTAGTCGTCAGTAAAACAAAATTTAGCGAGACGATAAAACCTGATTGTCACTGTCATGAAGGGAGCTGCTGCTCTGGTCATGTTGAAACACATTCAGAACATGAAGACCACCATCATGGACATGACGGACATCAGCATGGAGAAATGGAAAAGCGTGAGAAAATTGAATTGCTGATTGCCATGATTTTATTTGTCGGTGGATTTGTGACCAAAGCTTTGATGCCAGAAACACTTGCAGCGGTTTCAATGGGAATATTTTTGGGAGCATATCTCCTGGCTGGTTATCACGTTATTCTGCTGGCGCTCAAAAACATCGGACATGGTCAGATTTTTGATGAAAATTTCCTGATGGCCATTGCTACGGTGGGTGCTCTTATTTTAGGTGAATGGCCGGAAGCGGCTGGGGTCATGATTTTCTTTGGTGTCGGAGAATATTTTCAGGCTAAAGCCGTTGATAATGCAAGAAATGCGATCTCCGAAACCATTCATTTCAGTGTCGAAAACGCTCATCTGATTGATGGTGAGGGCACCCGTACCGTTGACGCAACGATGATCAGGAAAGATGATCTGCTACTGGTTAAGCCAGGGGAAAAGATTCCGGCTGATGGAGTAGTATTTGAAGGACTTTCTTATCTTGATACTTCACCGCTGACCGGCGAGTCTTACCCTCGAAAAGTAAATGTTGGCGATACAGTTCTCAGTGGCATGATTAACGGCCAGGATGTTCTGAAAATCAGGGTAACAAAAGATTATGAAGACTCAACTGCAGTAAAAATTATGCACCTTATCGAAGAGGCCAGTGATCGGAAAGGGAAAACAGAAAAATTCATTACTAAGTTTTCTCGATACTATACCCCAGCTGTTGTTATATCGGCTCTGCTCTTGGCTATTATACCACCGCTATTGATAGAAGGCGCAAGCTTTGAAACCTGGATCTATCAGAGCTTGATTTTTCTTGTCGTTTCATGTCCCTGTGCTTTGGTTTTATCAATCCCGATTTCGTATTTTGGCGGCATTGGCCGGGCTTCAAAAGAAGGGATTTTAATAAAAGGCGGTAATTACCTGGATGTTTTATATCAGGTTGATACTTTTGTTTTTGATAAAACCGGTACCCTGACCCTTGGAGAATTCTCAGTTTTGCAGGTGGAGCTGGCTGAAGGGATACAAAAAGACGACTTTCTTCAAGCCGCAGCGGCTGGAGAATATTTCTCCAATCACCCTATTGCAGAAGCTGTTAGAGATTATTCAAAATGCCGGATTTCGGAAAAGTCTTTGTCCGAACATAAAGAAATACCGGGTAAAGGAACCCAGGTTAAATGGGAAGGCAAAAGCGTGCTGGTGGGCAATAAGAGTTTATTCAGCGAAAATGAAATAGTAACACCTGATTGGGACGGCGAAGGGACCATTGTTTATGTGGCAATTGATGAAAAATTTGCAGGAATGATGATTCTTGGTGATCAGATAAAAGAAAATGCTGAAAAAATGGTAGTTGGATTAAAAAATATTGGGATCGAGAAAACCGTAATGCTTAGTGGCGATAATCAGAAAACGGCTGATAGAGTCGGTCGAATCCTTGGACTTGATCAGGTGGTTGGAGATTGTCTGCCCCAGGATAAAGTTTCTGAGTTTGAAAAGATTAAGAAGACAAGTAAAAAGACGGTCTATGTTGGCGATGGGATGAATGATGCTCCGGTTCTGGCAATTTCTGATGCCGGTATGGCAATGGGAGGATTAGGATCCGATGCGGCGATTGAAGCAGCCGATATTATACTGATGAAGGATGATCCCCAGGATATTCTAAAAGCTGTTGATATAGCTCAATATACTCGAAAAATCATGATTCAAAATATTGTTTTGGCTCTGGGAATAAAATTTCTGGTACTGGGACTGACAGTAATGGGCTTCGGTGAGATGTATATGGCAGTATTTGCCGATGTCGGGGCTGCGGTTATTACGATCCTCAATACTAGCCGGATTTTAAGATACCAAGGTCGGTCAGGAAATGATAGGCGAGATACCATGAATTTGAAACCTACTGAAGTGAACTGA
- a CDS encoding cobalamin-dependent protein (Presence of a B(12) (cobalamin)-binding domain implies dependence on cobalamin itself, in one of its several forms, or in some unusual lineages, dependence on a cobalamin-like analog.) yields the protein MLDLKVLTQAVGDLEEEEVIDLLNEFVETNPSEDEAQEAVAACQGGMAIVGDLFEKGEYFVGDLIFAGELLTEAINTLKPVLGGSGAGSSGTIIIGTVHGDLHDIGKNIFKSMCEAAGFEVVDLGIDVAPEIFVEKAKAVQPDIIGMSGVLTLAIDSMKDTVDSLKAAGVNAKIIIGGNPVTKEACEFVGADNYTTNAAEGVKMCQAWI from the coding sequence ATGTTGGATTTAAAAGTGTTAACTCAAGCGGTGGGAGACTTGGAAGAAGAAGAGGTAATTGATCTTTTAAATGAGTTTGTAGAAACAAACCCTTCTGAGGATGAGGCGCAGGAAGCCGTAGCAGCATGCCAGGGAGGAATGGCGATTGTTGGCGACCTGTTTGAAAAAGGTGAATATTTTGTTGGAGATCTGATTTTTGCCGGAGAATTACTAACAGAAGCAATCAATACATTAAAACCTGTTCTGGGAGGAAGTGGTGCAGGTTCAAGTGGAACAATTATTATTGGAACCGTACATGGAGATCTCCATGATATCGGAAAAAATATTTTCAAGAGCATGTGTGAAGCAGCTGGTTTTGAAGTTGTTGATTTGGGGATTGATGTTGCACCAGAAATTTTTGTCGAAAAGGCTAAAGCCGTTCAGCCGGATATTATCGGTATGAGTGGGGTTTTAACTTTGGCAATTGATTCGATGAAAGATACAGTTGATTCGCTAAAGGCGGCAGGTGTTAACGCCAAAATAATTATTGGCGGAAATCCGGTCACTAAAGAAGCCTGTGAATTTGTGGGAGCAGATAATTATACAACTAATGCGGCTGAAGGCGTAAAAATGTGTCAAGCTTGGATTTAG
- a CDS encoding cobalamin-dependent protein (Presence of a B(12) (cobalamin)-binding domain implies dependence on cobalamin itself, in one of its several forms, or in some unusual lineages, dependence on a cobalamin-like analog.) has protein sequence MKQSIVRSIEGLYEDRTLELVRIAIRKGFKPIDIFNWLQAGMERVGKLYETSDYFIADLIFAGIIFQEVMELEELIAFNQPAPEQTIGKMLLLSVFGDCHDIGKNIFGSFSRTAGFEIIDIGTDVPLDTVISSVEKYKPDIIALSGMQQETLYEMRAIVCELINRGIRDDYKIIIGGAVIDEKAGQIVGADFATKDVTLGVDKCKLWMLEKSGK, from the coding sequence ATGAAACAGAGTATTGTTAGATCGATAGAAGGACTATACGAAGATCGGACTCTGGAGCTCGTAAGAATAGCCATACGAAAAGGGTTTAAACCCATCGATATTTTTAACTGGTTGCAGGCAGGGATGGAACGAGTGGGCAAATTATACGAGACCAGTGATTATTTTATTGCCGATCTGATTTTTGCCGGAATAATCTTTCAGGAGGTTATGGAGCTAGAAGAGCTGATAGCTTTTAATCAGCCTGCGCCTGAACAAACTATTGGAAAAATGTTGTTATTATCGGTCTTTGGAGATTGTCATGATATTGGGAAGAATATTTTTGGTTCATTCTCAAGGACCGCCGGTTTTGAAATTATTGACATTGGAACAGATGTGCCCTTGGATACGGTTATTTCGTCTGTTGAAAAATATAAGCCTGATATTATTGCTCTTAGTGGGATGCAACAGGAAACGCTTTACGAAATGCGGGCAATTGTCTGTGAATTAATTAATCGTGGTATTCGTGACGACTATAAAATAATTATTGGTGGGGCAGTGATTGATGAAAAGGCCGGTCAGATTGTGGGAGCAGATTTTGCAACAAAGGATGTGACCCTAGGGGTTGATAAATGTAAGTTGTGGATGCTTGAAAAATCCGGTAAATAA
- a CDS encoding GntR family transcriptional regulator, whose amino-acid sequence MGSPEYLRIVEAIKQKITSEEIKPGDAIQSENLLCEEFNVSRMTVRKGLAVLVNEGYIYSIPGKGNYVCEPDLDLYTLHFDEMLPSEKKGEEIRLMEVNVIKPSYEVGFNLEIQENKHVIVVKRVFVNDGIVKAFDVKYIPYYRGIPIVEKEIRYATFPEMVAKKNSIFAMTKKLKIRAAAAKGEVSQVLDILDGEPVLVVEQKLLDEKDHPIGWGLMYFSGEDAGLEAVASFD is encoded by the coding sequence ATGGGATCTCCCGAATATTTAAGAATAGTAGAAGCAATTAAGCAAAAGATAACCAGCGAAGAAATTAAGCCAGGTGATGCCATACAGTCGGAGAATCTTCTTTGTGAGGAGTTTAATGTCAGTCGAATGACCGTCCGCAAGGGTTTGGCAGTTTTGGTTAATGAAGGGTATATCTATTCTATTCCAGGAAAAGGGAATTACGTTTGTGAACCAGATCTTGATTTATATACCCTGCATTTTGATGAAATGTTGCCGAGCGAGAAAAAGGGTGAAGAAATTCGCTTAATGGAAGTTAATGTCATCAAACCCAGTTATGAGGTTGGCTTCAATTTGGAAATTCAGGAAAACAAACACGTTATTGTTGTAAAACGCGTTTTCGTTAATGATGGGATTGTTAAGGCATTTGATGTCAAGTATATTCCCTATTATCGCGGAATACCGATTGTCGAGAAGGAAATACGTTATGCGACTTTTCCGGAAATGGTAGCCAAGAAAAACTCCATTTTTGCGATGACTAAAAAACTAAAGATTCGTGCAGCTGCAGCTAAAGGTGAAGTGAGCCAGGTGCTTGATATTTTGGATGGCGAACCGGTACTGGTCGTTGAACAAAAACTACTTGATGAAAAAGATCATCCCATTGGCTGGGGTTTAATGTATTTTTCAGGAGAAGATGCAGGTCTGGAAGCAGTCGCATCCTTTGATTAG